DNA from Ziziphus jujuba cultivar Dongzao chromosome 2, ASM3175591v1:
TCGTGATCATTTTAAATTTGTCCATGACTGCGTATATGCAGCTGGCACTCTTCTTATTTCCCATGTGTCTAGTGCAGATTAGCTTAATTGCCAACCTTCTCACTAAGCCATTTCCTCGAGCTTAACTTCAACTTTTGCGGTCCAAGATAGATGTTTGAGACCGACTTCCTATTTTGAGGGGGCATAATAAGGCATAGTATCGGCTATATACGTAATATATCTATCGGTCAAGGAATTATGCTTTCCAATTTTATGCTCTAAATGTGCCTAGAGAATTTGTCACGATGTATTTAggtttcttgtttttcaagTTTGTATTCTCTCCTTGTTACGTTTGTATATTTAAATGGTTTTCCATTCAATAAAAGTGTAGCATTTCCATATTAATTTCTCTTAATATAAATTAAGAGATTCAAATTCAGAATTATTATCCGATAAAAAAGCAACTCTACTATCCTGAGGGGAAAACATATACAATTTAACAACTAGGACAATTGTTTATAGGATTAACAAAAACATGAATATAAATCCTGAGCCCAGCCTAGCTAGGAAAGAAAGACATACAGACAAATTGATCAATATTTGGATTTGAGTACACATTGAAAATCTAGGACGACTGGTTAAGCTAGctagatttaaaattaaaatagcttAGTTATTTAGTATAATCCTAACATATCGAAAAAGGGTATAGCtccttaattattaattagcacAATGGATTATACAGAGATGGAACAGCAACGAGAGGAAACTTTCTATGTATGGTTAGACCGGTAGTTTCGGCGATATCCAAATTCTCTACACTAGCACCGCCCGGTAATCCCCAATCAAATCTGTGAACGAGATTTGCGAGAGCAATCTCATTTTCAGCCATGgcaaataaaattccaggacAACCTCTCCTTCCAGCTCCAAAAGGAATCAACTGGAAATCATGGCCTTTATAATCCACATCACTTCTCAAGAACCTATCTGGGTCGAACTCTTCCGGTCTTTCCCATGAAATTGGGTCTCTTCCAATAGCCCAGGCATTGATATAGACCTGATAACCTGGTAGGATTTCATAGCCATCGATCTCCACTTTTGCTCTTGACGCTCTGGGAACTAGTAATGGAATTGGAGGATGTAAACGAAGAGTCTCTTTGATGACTGCTTTCAAATAAACCATTGCTTCCAAATCATCCTCTGCGATGAAGGTTTTGGAACCTGCAATTGATCTGATCTCAGTTTGGAGTTTGTGCATGATTTTTGGATGTCTTAGTAGCTCTGTCAGTGCCCACTCTAAGGCTGTGGATGTTGTATCTGATCCAGCAGCAAACATATCCTAAGAAGCAAACAAACAAATgagtataattaattttaattaacttaATAAATGAacttatatatctttttttttatatataaatatatatatattagtgcgGTTTAAAAAATCAGAACATAAAACAGAGAAGGCTGGAAAATTAAGAAATGCtacatttttttcccccaatatcataaaatttaattatagaaaatatatacatgtacactTAATTGTGAGAGTAACTTTACCAAAATAATAGCCTTTATGGAAACTCTATCAATTGCAACTCCAAGCAAGTTTTCCATTTGAGCGTGAACCAGAATATCAGTGAAATCTTTATAGTCCTCATTTCCAACACAATCATGACCACCATTTACTCTGTTTTGATAATCATCCACATGCTCATCAATAACTTTTTCTAAAAACTCATCAAACTCTTTAGccactttcttcattttcgcATCCACACCATTAACAAAGCTCAACCAAGAAAGCTGGGGAATATAATCACCAACATAGAAAGTCCCTAACAACTCCACAAAATCCCCCAAAAGCTTCTTGAACTTCTTCCCATCTTCACCATCATTATATTTCTTCCCCAAAGCCACCCTACACACCACATCATTAGTAAGTTTCATCAAAACCAGGCTTAAATTCACTGAAGAAGAGGATAAGCAACAATTTTCGATATTCTCCACCATAGATTTGGTTTCCTCCTCTCTCACAGCTAGATAAGACTGAACCCTTTTGTTGCTAAGAAGATGCAAGACGCTGATGCTTCTCACCTGCCTCCAGTACTCACCGTACGGTGCCATTGATATATCTTTGAAATTGTAGAGAAGCTTGTCGAAGGCTGTTAATTTGGGTCTGTTTGAGAAGGTTAGATCATGGGTTTTCATTATCTGTTTAGCACGTTCGGC
Protein-coding regions in this window:
- the LOC107418343 gene encoding cytochrome P450 736A117; the protein is MLERSEISCLLQPFSFCIIIFTIFLIFLIYKWYSTYMVTSNNKSSPPSPPKLPIIGNLHQLGLCPHRSLQTLARRHGPLMLLHFGSVPVLVVSSAERAKQIMKTHDLTFSNRPKLTAFDKLLYNFKDISMAPYGEYWRQVRSISVLHLLSNKRVQSYLAVREEETKSMVENIENCCLSSSSVNLSLVLMKLTNDVVCRVALGKKYNDGEDGKKFKKLLGDFVELLGTFYVGDYIPQLSWLSFVNGVDAKMKKVAKEFDEFLEKVIDEHVDDYQNRVNGGHDCVGNEDYKDFTDILVHAQMENLLGVAIDRVSIKAIILDMFAAGSDTTSTALEWALTELLRHPKIMHKLQTEIRSIAGSKTFIAEDDLEAMVYLKAVIKETLRLHPPIPLLVPRASRAKVEIDGYEILPGYQVYINAWAIGRDPISWERPEEFDPDRFLRSDVDYKGHDFQLIPFGAGRRGCPGILFAMAENEIALANLVHRFDWGLPGGASVENLDIAETTGLTIHRKFPLVAVPSLYNPLC